From Deinococcus aquaticus, one genomic window encodes:
- a CDS encoding DIP1984 family protein has translation MKLAEALIERADLQKRAAQLEERLVKNLLVQEGEAPAEDPQALLREFAEVAARLEALLPRIHRANLRATLQDGRTLTDALTRRDLLDLRLRVLRRAAATASDRPTRYSNSEVRILSAIPTRELQVQVDALAKERRELDTQLQQANWLTDLPE, from the coding sequence ATGAAACTCGCCGAGGCCCTGATCGAACGCGCCGACCTGCAAAAACGCGCCGCGCAACTGGAAGAACGCCTCGTGAAGAACCTGCTGGTGCAGGAAGGCGAGGCCCCCGCCGAGGACCCACAGGCCCTGCTGCGCGAATTCGCGGAGGTCGCCGCGCGGCTGGAGGCCCTGCTGCCCCGCATTCACCGCGCGAACCTGCGCGCCACCCTTCAGGACGGCCGGACCCTGACGGACGCCCTGACCCGGCGCGACCTGCTGGACCTGCGCCTGCGGGTGCTGCGCCGCGCCGCCGCGACCGCCAGCGACCGCCCCACCCGCTACAGCAACAGCGAGGTCCGCATCCTGTCCGCCATTCCCACCCGCGAGTTGCAGGTGCAGGTGGACGCCCTGGCGAAAGAACGCCGGGAACTGGACACGCAGCTGCAACAGGCAAACTGGTTGACGGACCTGCCCGAATAA
- a CDS encoding replication-associated recombination protein A, which produces MTLFDPPAPLAERLRPRTVAEVVGQTHLLGPGRPLTRVLQSGRLGSLILWGPPGVGKTTLARLLAGEVGAHFIPLSAVTAGVKDVRDATAEAERLRGRGQKTILFLDEIHRFNKAQQDALLPHVESGLLTLIGATTENPSFEVNPALRSRARTLVLEALKPEEVRGLLERALTDERGLSGVTAEEGALDLLARLAEGDARRALSTLEVASTLANPVTPDAITEAFGRHLPQMDKNGEDFYNLISALHKSVRGSHVDGALYWLARMVEGGADPLYVARRVVRMAAEDIGLADPQALRLCIAARDTVEFLGSPEGDLALAQAVVYLALAPKSNSVYVAWKNALNAVREGAGPDGGSLAIPLHLRNAPTALMRQQGYGRGYAYYFDDPEGSFNQNYLPDGVQLDLYAPTGEGWEARVADRWRKLRDAHGEGEGAPD; this is translated from the coding sequence GTGACGTTGTTCGACCCGCCCGCTCCCCTCGCTGAACGCCTGCGGCCCCGCACGGTCGCAGAGGTCGTGGGGCAGACGCACCTGCTCGGCCCCGGCAGACCGCTGACGCGCGTGCTGCAATCAGGGCGGCTGGGCAGCCTGATCCTGTGGGGGCCGCCCGGCGTGGGAAAGACCACCCTGGCCCGCCTGCTGGCCGGAGAGGTCGGCGCGCACTTCATTCCGCTCTCGGCCGTCACGGCGGGCGTGAAGGACGTGCGGGACGCCACCGCCGAGGCTGAACGCCTGCGCGGCCGGGGCCAGAAGACCATCCTGTTCCTCGACGAGATCCACCGCTTCAACAAGGCGCAGCAGGACGCCCTGCTGCCGCATGTCGAGAGCGGCCTGCTGACCCTGATCGGCGCGACCACCGAGAACCCCAGCTTCGAGGTGAACCCCGCCCTGCGCTCCCGCGCCCGCACGCTGGTCCTCGAAGCCCTGAAGCCGGAAGAGGTGCGCGGCCTGCTGGAACGCGCCCTGACCGACGAACGCGGCCTGAGTGGCGTGACCGCCGAGGAAGGGGCGCTGGACCTGCTCGCCCGCCTCGCGGAAGGCGACGCCCGCCGCGCCCTGAGCACCCTGGAAGTCGCCAGCACCCTCGCCAACCCCGTCACGCCCGACGCGATCACCGAGGCGTTCGGACGGCACCTGCCGCAGATGGACAAGAACGGCGAGGACTTCTACAACCTCATTTCCGCGCTGCACAAGAGCGTGCGCGGCAGCCACGTGGACGGCGCGCTGTACTGGCTGGCCCGCATGGTCGAGGGCGGCGCCGACCCCCTGTACGTCGCGCGGCGCGTGGTGCGCATGGCCGCCGAGGACATCGGCCTCGCCGACCCCCAGGCCCTGCGGCTGTGCATCGCCGCGCGCGACACCGTGGAATTCCTGGGCAGTCCCGAAGGCGACCTCGCGCTGGCGCAGGCGGTCGTGTACCTCGCCCTCGCCCCCAAGAGCAACTCCGTGTACGTGGCATGGAAGAACGCCCTGAACGCCGTCCGCGAGGGCGCCGGACCCGACGGAGGCAGCCTCGCCATCCCGCTGCACCTGCGCAACGCCCCCACCGCCCTCATGCGCCAGCAGGGCTACGGCCGGGGTTACGCGTACTACTTCGACGACCCCGAAGGCAGCTTCAACCAGAACTACCTCCCGGACGGCGTGCAACTCGACCTGTACGCCCCCACCGGCGAAGGCTGGGAGGCCCGTGTCGCCGACCGCTGGCGCAAGTTGAGGGACGCGCACGGAGAAGGGGAGGGCGCGCCGGACTGA
- a CDS encoding transposase, with product MPRIPSLPHSIITAQLNRVTSLSGLIPYSTLCKSAISKEMARDSFASTEDFKRRARNAPEGAFLAIDFVMVPHAGRTMEGVNYHYSGQAQTRLGHQFTSAALVRFGEDPVPLLERFKVSQALHTERYPYRTATQEMIHVVQDCLAAGVPMAGLLLDGEFGRDAAVTFSREHQIPVLIRAKANMTVQFEGEGLTLGALSRQFPPERCHLYAEFGWRVRRLSVTREVGGFDVLIVWRKVHGEWTRFFLFSTFGGDVTVRSLLRAWKARWGIEVIHRFFKQNLGLGRCHCRTIQAQENWVWCVVEAFHAVLRVRREVPGMTWRAAQRQAAQNAEKYVLTGMEQDGPLLDAA from the coding sequence ATGCCTCGCATCCCCAGCCTACCGCACAGCATCATCACCGCTCAGCTGAACCGGGTCACCAGCCTCAGTGGCCTCATCCCCTACAGCACCCTGTGTAAAAGTGCCATCTCCAAAGAGATGGCGCGGGACTCCTTCGCCTCCACGGAGGACTTCAAGCGTCGAGCCAGGAACGCGCCGGAGGGCGCGTTCCTGGCCATTGATTTCGTCATGGTGCCCCACGCCGGACGGACGATGGAAGGCGTGAACTACCACTACAGCGGTCAGGCCCAGACCCGTCTGGGCCATCAGTTCACCTCCGCGGCCCTGGTCAGGTTCGGTGAAGATCCAGTTCCGTTGCTGGAGCGCTTCAAGGTTTCCCAGGCCCTGCATACAGAGCGCTATCCTTACCGTACAGCGACTCAGGAAATGATCCACGTCGTCCAGGATTGCCTCGCGGCGGGCGTCCCCATGGCGGGTCTCCTCCTGGATGGGGAGTTCGGGCGGGACGCGGCTGTGACCTTCAGTCGCGAGCATCAGATTCCGGTATTGATCCGTGCCAAAGCCAATATGACCGTGCAGTTCGAGGGTGAGGGACTCACCCTCGGTGCGCTGAGTCGGCAGTTCCCTCCAGAACGCTGCCACCTGTACGCGGAGTTCGGGTGGCGTGTCCGTCGATTGTCGGTCACCCGTGAGGTCGGTGGGTTCGATGTCCTGATCGTGTGGCGCAAGGTGCACGGGGAGTGGACACGGTTTTTCCTGTTCAGCACGTTTGGTGGTGACGTCACGGTTCGCTCACTGCTGCGGGCCTGGAAGGCCCGCTGGGGAATTGAGGTGATTCACCGGTTCTTCAAGCAGAACCTGGGACTGGGACGCTGTCATTGCCGGACGATCCAGGCGCAGGAGAACTGGGTGTGGTGCGTGGTGGAGGCCTTTCACGCGGTGTTACGGGTGCGTAGGGAAGTACCGGGAATGACGTGGCGGGCCGCACAACGGCAGGCAGCTCAGAATGCCGAAAAGTACGTCCTGACCGGGATGGAGCAGGACGGCCCCCTGCTTGACGCCGCGTGA